The Chitinophagales bacterium genome has a segment encoding these proteins:
- a CDS encoding putative toxin-antitoxin system toxin component, PIN family: MLQIVLDTNIIVSSLASTSAYHAIIESYFNDAFCLCISNEILLEYEEILKKKYNAQTADFFINAVLINPTTIFSTIHYKWQLINSDIDDNKFVDCALQNNAILVTNDKHFNALKQSSFPVLNILNITEFIALLTSNEIR; the protein is encoded by the coding sequence ATGTTGCAAATAGTTTTAGATACCAATATCATTGTAAGTTCATTAGCAAGTACATCTGCTTATCATGCTATTATTGAATCTTATTTTAATGATGCGTTTTGTTTATGTATTTCTAATGAAATTTTATTAGAGTATGAAGAAATCTTAAAAAAAAAATATAATGCTCAAACAGCAGATTTTTTTATTAATGCAGTTTTAATCAATCCAACAACAATATTTTCAACTATACATTATAAATGGCAATTAATAAATTCTGATATAGATGATAATAAGTTTGTAGATTGTGCTTTACAAAACAATGCTATTTTAGTTACAAATGATAAACATTTTAATGCTTTAAAACAAAGTTCATTTCCTGTACTAAACATCCTCAATATAACTGAATTTATAGCATTATTAACATCAAATGAAATTCGC
- the sufB gene encoding Fe-S cluster assembly protein SufB, with amino-acid sequence MSTQDEILDEITSSEYKYGFVTEIEQEQAPKGINEDIIRFISAKKEEPEWMLNWRLKAFKTWQKMKAPHWAKVDFPEVDFQEIIYYSAPKPKKELSSLDEVDPELLKTFEKLGISLDEQKRLSGVAIDVVFDSVSVKTTFQDKLKELGIIFCSMSEAIKHHPDLVKQYIGSVVPQNDNFYAALNSAVFSDGSFCYIPKGVRCPMELSTYFRINSAGSGQFERTLLVADEGSYVSYLEGCTAPMRDENQLHAAVVELIAHDNAEIKYSTVQNWYPGDKNGKGGIYNFVTKRGICKGNNSKISWTQVETGSAITWKYPSCILAGDNSIGEFYSVAVTNNKQQADTGTKMIHIGKNTKSRIVSKGISAGYSDNSYRGLVKIHKKAENARNFSQCDSLLMTDTSGAHTFPYLEVSNKSAKVEHEATTSKIGEDILFYFQQRGIDEEQAVEMIVNGFCKEVMDNLPMEFAVEARKLLAISLEGSVG; translated from the coding sequence ATGAGTACACAAGATGAAATATTAGACGAGATTACTTCTTCCGAATATAAATATGGTTTTGTAACCGAAATAGAACAAGAACAAGCTCCTAAAGGTATCAATGAAGACATTATTCGGTTTATTTCTGCCAAAAAGGAAGAACCAGAATGGATGTTAAATTGGCGACTAAAAGCTTTTAAGACATGGCAAAAGATGAAAGCACCACACTGGGCTAAAGTCGATTTTCCTGAAGTTGATTTTCAAGAAATAATCTATTACTCTGCTCCTAAACCAAAGAAAGAATTGAGTAGTTTAGATGAAGTAGATCCTGAGTTATTAAAAACTTTTGAAAAGTTAGGCATATCTCTCGATGAACAAAAAAGATTAAGTGGCGTAGCGATTGATGTGGTTTTTGATTCCGTTTCGGTAAAGACTACTTTTCAAGATAAATTAAAAGAACTAGGTATAATATTTTGCTCTATGAGCGAAGCCATTAAACATCATCCAGATTTAGTGAAACAATATATTGGTTCTGTTGTTCCTCAAAACGATAATTTTTATGCTGCTTTAAATAGTGCTGTTTTTTCTGATGGTTCGTTTTGTTACATTCCAAAAGGTGTTCGTTGTCCTATGGAACTTTCGACTTACTTTAGAATAAATTCTGCAGGAAGTGGTCAGTTTGAAAGAACGCTTTTAGTTGCAGACGAAGGCAGTTATGTGTCGTACTTAGAAGGTTGTACAGCACCAATGCGAGATGAAAATCAGTTGCACGCTGCTGTGGTAGAACTAATTGCACACGATAATGCCGAAATAAAATATTCTACGGTACAAAATTGGTATCCTGGCGATAAAAATGGTAAAGGTGGTATTTATAATTTTGTTACTAAAAGAGGCATTTGCAAAGGCAACAATAGTAAAATATCGTGGACACAAGTAGAAACGGGTTCGGCTATTACATGGAAATATCCTTCTTGTATTTTGGCTGGCGACAATAGTATTGGTGAATTTTATTCTGTGGCTGTTACCAATAACAAACAACAAGCCGATACTGGTACCAAAATGATACACATTGGAAAAAATACTAAAAGTAGAATTGTGTCTAAAGGTATTTCTGCTGGATATAGTGATAATTCGTACAGAGGCTTGGTAAAGATTCATAAAAAAGCTGAAAATGCTAGAAACTTTTCGCAATGCGACTCTTTACTAATGACTGATACGAGTGGTGCGCATACATTTCCTTATTTGGAAGTAAGCAATAAAAGTGCGAAGGTAGAACATGAAGCTACGACTTCTAAAATTGGTGAAGATATTTTATTTTATTTTCAGCAGAGAGGCATTGACGAAGAACAAGCTGTAGAAATGATAGTGAATGGTTTTTGTAAAGAAGTAATGGACAACTTACCTATGGAGTTTGCAGTAGAAGCTAGAAAATTATTAGCCATAAGTTTAGAAGGTAGTGTTGGGTAG